One part of the Alistipes onderdonkii genome encodes these proteins:
- the cmk gene encoding (d)CMP kinase, whose protein sequence is MSDNKHKIIIAIDGFSSCGKSTFAKAIARELGYIFIDTGAMYRAVTLYALEHGAIRSGIVDEDAVVRLLDQIAITFRFNPERGASDIYVNGDLVEGKIRTIEVSNCVSRVSAIAPVRRKLVAMQQEMGRRRGVVMDGRDIGTVVFPDAELKIFMTADPRVRACRRYDELRAKGDQVSLEEIERNVRERDKADMGRAISPLRQAEDAIVLDNSCMTVGEQMAWFMKEFEQVTR, encoded by the coding sequence ATGTCGGATAACAAACACAAGATCATAATCGCCATCGACGGCTTTTCGTCGTGCGGCAAGAGTACGTTCGCCAAAGCCATCGCCCGCGAGCTGGGTTACATCTTCATCGACACCGGTGCCATGTACCGCGCCGTCACGCTCTATGCGCTCGAACACGGTGCGATCCGGTCGGGCATCGTCGACGAGGACGCAGTCGTCAGGCTGCTCGACCAGATCGCCATCACGTTCCGTTTCAACCCCGAACGCGGTGCCAGTGACATCTACGTCAACGGCGACCTGGTCGAAGGCAAGATCCGCACGATCGAGGTGAGCAACTGCGTGAGCCGCGTGAGCGCCATCGCCCCCGTACGCAGGAAACTGGTGGCCATGCAGCAGGAGATGGGACGCCGCCGCGGCGTGGTGATGGACGGCCGTGACATCGGCACGGTGGTCTTTCCCGATGCCGAACTGAAGATTTTCATGACAGCCGACCCGCGGGTTCGCGCCTGCCGCCGCTATGACGAGCTGCGCGCCAAGGGCGACCAGGTGTCGCTCGAGGAGATCGAACGCAACGTGCGCGAACGCGACAAAGCCGATATGGGGCGTGCGATATCGCCGCTCAGGCAGGCCGAAGACGCCATCGTACTCGACAACAGCTGCATGACGGTCGGGGAGCAGATGGCGTGGTTTATGAAGGAATTCGAACAAGTTACCAGATAG
- a CDS encoding uroporphyrinogen-III synthase, with protein sequence MKVKKVLVSQPRPAVIEKSPFYELSEKYNVEIAYKPFIRVVGVSLKEFRAQRVEILTHTAVIFTSRTTVDSFFHICEEARITVPETMKYICQTEAIALYLQKYIVYRKRKISFADGSFTSFIELIIKHKDEKFLLALSEPHKPELPETLAKLKLAVDPVILARTVASELEDVQLADYGLLALYSPSDVKTLVDKFGTENLPAVAVFGEGTLRAALAAGITVQANAPTPVAPSMAKAIDIYLQKVHKGEEIEPVELVTDTEKEEFIRSQQHKLAKKSRTRRTAEPRK encoded by the coding sequence TTGAAAGTTAAAAAAGTATTGGTTTCGCAGCCGAGGCCCGCAGTTATAGAGAAGTCCCCGTTCTACGAATTGTCCGAGAAATACAACGTAGAGATCGCCTATAAACCTTTTATACGTGTCGTGGGCGTATCCCTGAAGGAGTTCCGTGCCCAGCGGGTCGAGATACTGACACATACGGCCGTTATTTTCACGTCGCGCACGACGGTAGACAGCTTTTTCCATATCTGCGAGGAAGCCCGCATCACCGTGCCGGAAACCATGAAATACATCTGCCAGACGGAAGCCATAGCACTCTACCTGCAAAAATACATCGTTTACCGCAAACGCAAGATTTCGTTCGCCGACGGATCATTCACGTCATTCATCGAACTGATAATCAAACATAAGGACGAGAAATTCCTGCTGGCGCTGAGCGAGCCCCACAAACCCGAGCTACCCGAGACGCTTGCCAAGCTCAAGCTGGCGGTAGACCCCGTCATCCTGGCACGCACGGTGGCTTCGGAACTCGAAGACGTACAGCTTGCGGATTACGGACTGCTGGCGCTCTATTCGCCTTCGGACGTCAAGACCCTTGTCGACAAGTTCGGCACCGAAAACCTGCCCGCCGTGGCGGTATTCGGCGAAGGTACGCTGCGCGCCGCCCTTGCGGCAGGCATCACGGTACAAGCCAACGCCCCGACCCCGGTGGCCCCGTCGATGGCCAAAGCCATCGACATCTATCTGCAGAAGGTTCATAAAGGCGAGGAGATAGAACCGGTGGAGTTGGTTACCGATACGGAAAAAGAGGAGTTCATCCGCAGCCAGCAGCACAAACTGGCCAAAAAGAGCCGCACGCGCCGCACTGCCGAACCCCGCAAATAA
- a CDS encoding DUF3467 domain-containing protein, which translates to MAEMKQFGIDLELDDTVAQGHYSNLAIISHSTSEFIIDFAAVLPGVQKARVKSRIILTPEHAKRLLRSLQENIVRYESNVGKIEIPTPPPVPEAGPKMGEA; encoded by the coding sequence ATGGCAGAAATGAAACAATTCGGGATCGACCTCGAACTCGACGATACGGTGGCCCAGGGCCACTATTCGAATCTGGCGATCATATCCCACTCCACCTCGGAATTCATTATCGATTTTGCCGCGGTGCTTCCCGGCGTGCAGAAAGCCCGTGTCAAGAGCCGCATTATCCTCACGCCCGAACACGCCAAACGGCTGTTGCGTTCGCTGCAGGAGAATATCGTGCGTTATGAAAGCAATGTGGGCAAGATCGAAATACCCACTCCTCCGCCGGTTCCCGAAGCGGGTCCCAAGATGGGTGAAGCTTAA
- the yidD gene encoding membrane protein insertion efficiency factor YidD, with protein MQSAGFWKQSWNTFKRICALPLIALVKFYQLCISPFTPPSCRFTPTCSQYALEALRKYGPLKGLWLTLRRLARCHPWGGSGYDPVP; from the coding sequence ATGCAGTCCGCCGGATTCTGGAAACAGTCGTGGAACACCTTTAAACGCATCTGCGCCCTGCCGCTGATCGCGTTGGTGAAGTTCTACCAGCTCTGCATCTCCCCGTTCACGCCTCCGTCGTGCCGCTTCACGCCGACCTGCTCGCAATATGCCCTCGAAGCACTGCGTAAATACGGGCCGTTGAAGGGGCTGTGGCTGACGCTCCGGCGGCTCGCACGGTGCCATCCGTGGGGAGGCAGCGGTTACGACCCGGTACCCTGA
- a CDS encoding sensor histidine kinase produces MKIRRDIFSFRNRVVVIIVGVSLGMVSLLYTNNMAKRLKEKEQHDVALWAHAMERANRNVMGGSMEDPLITDIVSNGNNIPFIMTNENLEVLQFHLVPEKIIDHPDRLRRQIDKFTAENTPRTVRFWWSNDHYHIIFYGRSALLKSLYYFPYVQILVITAFILLGFIAFRSSKHDEQNRVWIGLAKETAHQLGTPTSSLLGWIEYLRSQDVDQSAVEEMNKDLTHLMKIVDRFSKIGSETPLTPANINEVVGESVMYFRKRIPRNVTLDYNGLAIAPVQANINAALFEWVVENLMKNSLDALQGHGSIDVRISSDDKNVMIDVKDTGKGIPKGNWKRIFEPGFTTKTRGWGLGLSLSRRIVEDYHQGKIGVTESEIGKGTTIRITLKRIFEE; encoded by the coding sequence ATGAAAATCCGCCGCGACATATTCTCGTTCCGCAACCGCGTGGTGGTCATCATCGTGGGGGTGTCCCTCGGCATGGTGTCGCTGCTCTACACCAACAACATGGCCAAGCGCCTGAAGGAAAAGGAGCAGCACGACGTGGCGCTGTGGGCCCATGCGATGGAGCGTGCGAACCGCAACGTGATGGGAGGCTCGATGGAAGACCCGCTCATCACCGACATCGTGTCGAACGGCAACAACATCCCGTTCATCATGACCAACGAGAACCTGGAGGTGCTCCAATTCCACCTGGTTCCCGAAAAAATCATCGACCACCCCGACCGGCTGCGCAGGCAGATCGACAAATTCACGGCCGAGAACACCCCGCGCACGGTGCGTTTCTGGTGGTCCAACGACCACTACCACATCATCTTCTACGGGCGATCGGCACTGCTCAAATCGCTCTACTACTTCCCCTATGTCCAGATATTGGTCATAACGGCCTTTATCCTGCTGGGGTTCATCGCATTCCGGTCTTCGAAACACGACGAGCAGAACCGGGTGTGGATCGGGCTGGCGAAGGAGACGGCACACCAACTGGGCACCCCCACCTCGTCGTTGCTCGGGTGGATCGAATACCTGCGCTCGCAGGACGTGGATCAGAGCGCCGTGGAGGAGATGAACAAAGACCTCACGCACCTGATGAAGATCGTCGACCGCTTCTCGAAGATCGGCTCCGAAACACCCCTTACCCCGGCCAACATCAACGAAGTAGTGGGCGAGTCGGTCATGTATTTCCGTAAGCGCATCCCGCGCAACGTGACGCTCGACTACAACGGGCTGGCCATCGCCCCCGTGCAGGCCAACATCAACGCCGCACTGTTCGAATGGGTGGTCGAGAACCTGATGAAAAACTCGCTCGACGCCCTACAGGGGCACGGGTCGATCGACGTGCGCATCTCGTCGGACGACAAGAACGTGATGATCGACGTCAAGGATACCGGCAAGGGCATCCCCAAGGGGAACTGGAAGCGTATCTTCGAACCGGGATTCACGACCAAGACCCGCGGCTGGGGGCTCGGGCTCTCGCTTTCGCGCCGCATCGTGGAGGATTACCACCAGGGTAAGATCGGCGTGACGGAATCGGAGATCGGCAAAGGCACGACGATCCGCATCACGCTCAAACGCATATTCGAGGAATGA
- a CDS encoding S41 family peptidase, with protein MIRKGYRYLLTAVIAASAAALLTFAARNDFGLGRNMEITVNMMRELSLGYVDPVDPDKLMEGAAEGMVSDLDPYTEFIPEDQMSNFELLTTGKYGGVGSLIRKKGDWVTIAQPYKGSPADRAGLKIGDKILAIDGKDAKGFTTEQVSSRLKGDPGSKVRVTVEHLTGGTETVTLQRERIAIPGIPYAGWVGEGIGYIRHSDFTEGCYEDMRAAIERLRSEGELKGLILDYRSNGGGIMQEAVKILGMFVPKGTEVVSTKGRTEDSRRVYRTESEPILPDLPLAVLVNGNSASASEIVTGALQDLDRAVIIGQRSYGKGLVQTPRPLGYNAMLKLTTAKYYIPSGRCIQAIDYSHSQEGTVRSVPDSLISEYTTRAGRKVYDGGGIMPDIRTEPEYISRFAMTLYALGFIEDFGDEYVRRHPGQQIDIRTFSITDGDYAEFAEFMKDKEVPYESDTRRALKKLREAAKTDRFEEVEQQIAAIDSTLRDDTATNLETYRKEIVESINNDIVLRHGYSEGVIEHSLPDDGDVLKAIEILGNRQEYARIVTEQDTPRK; from the coding sequence ATGATTAGGAAAGGATACAGATACCTGCTCACGGCCGTCATTGCGGCCTCGGCGGCAGCCCTTTTGACCTTTGCGGCCCGCAACGACTTCGGGCTGGGGCGCAACATGGAGATCACGGTCAATATGATGCGCGAACTTTCGCTCGGCTATGTCGACCCGGTAGACCCGGACAAGCTGATGGAAGGTGCCGCAGAAGGTATGGTCAGCGACCTCGACCCCTACACGGAGTTCATCCCCGAAGACCAGATGTCCAACTTCGAGCTGCTCACCACCGGCAAATACGGCGGCGTAGGCTCCCTCATCCGCAAGAAAGGCGACTGGGTAACGATCGCCCAGCCCTACAAGGGATCGCCCGCCGACCGTGCCGGGCTGAAGATCGGCGACAAGATCCTCGCCATCGACGGCAAAGATGCCAAGGGCTTCACCACCGAGCAGGTCAGCTCGCGCCTCAAGGGAGACCCGGGCAGCAAGGTCAGGGTGACCGTCGAACACCTGACGGGCGGCACCGAGACCGTCACCCTGCAACGCGAACGGATCGCCATTCCGGGCATACCCTACGCGGGATGGGTGGGCGAAGGCATCGGGTACATCCGCCACAGCGATTTCACCGAAGGTTGCTACGAGGATATGCGGGCGGCCATCGAACGGCTGCGTTCGGAGGGCGAGCTGAAGGGGCTGATCCTCGATTACCGCAGCAACGGCGGCGGCATCATGCAGGAAGCCGTGAAGATACTGGGCATGTTCGTCCCGAAAGGCACCGAAGTGGTGAGCACCAAAGGCCGCACGGAAGATTCGCGCCGGGTATACCGCACCGAATCGGAACCGATACTCCCGGACTTGCCGCTGGCGGTACTCGTCAACGGCAACTCGGCATCGGCATCGGAGATCGTGACGGGAGCGTTGCAGGATCTCGACCGCGCGGTCATCATCGGCCAGCGCAGCTACGGCAAAGGGCTCGTACAGACCCCGCGCCCGCTGGGATACAACGCCATGCTGAAGCTCACCACCGCCAAATACTACATTCCTTCGGGACGCTGCATACAGGCCATCGACTATTCCCACTCGCAGGAGGGCACCGTCCGTTCGGTACCCGACTCGCTCATCTCGGAATACACGACCCGCGCCGGACGCAAGGTCTACGACGGGGGCGGCATCATGCCCGACATCCGCACCGAACCGGAGTACATCAGCCGCTTCGCCATGACGCTCTATGCGCTGGGGTTCATCGAGGATTTCGGGGACGAATACGTGCGCCGGCACCCGGGACAACAGATCGACATCCGCACGTTCTCGATCACGGACGGTGATTACGCCGAGTTCGCCGAGTTCATGAAGGACAAGGAGGTCCCCTATGAGTCGGATACGCGGCGGGCACTCAAGAAACTGCGCGAGGCTGCCAAAACGGATCGCTTCGAAGAGGTGGAACAGCAGATCGCAGCCATCGACTCGACGCTCCGGGACGACACGGCGACCAATCTTGAAACCTACCGCAAGGAGATCGTCGAGTCGATCAACAACGACATCGTACTGCGCCACGGCTATTCGGAAGGCGTCATCGAGCATTCGCTTCCCGACGACGGGGACGTGCTGAAAGCCATCGAAATACTCGGCAACAGGCAGGAGTACGCGCGGATCGTCACCGAGCAGGACACCCCGCGTAAATAA
- a CDS encoding DUF4271 domain-containing protein — MTDTLRHTVPVPLPRTQESGVAPVHGTGGSATPQTAAPAGDSVPHRHAGMPATPPGDSPAARTLQAQSPTDSTENTAAGDTLAADSAADGEFPFLPFGDPFPELPATPWHDVPAAEVFGTASVLVPQQPIYSARAESLTENPVFQGFVLLLAATYAMLLYRNLEDVRLLLTRVSRDRATGERLTEDPGGSGFSRFLNIATTIGMLFMGVMVVKYGDSLMPGRLTELLPHGAVLALSLLATLACAGVVLFQLATVRMAGAVTLSQPFISQVVLLKRTYFTLAVIVTSPVLLLFALCPRGTGGVWFCIIVIELIVTAILYLREVLNLFISKKVSILHWILYLCIVEVFPVSLLWLLVAR; from the coding sequence ATGACCGACACGCTGAGACATACCGTGCCGGTTCCGCTGCCCCGAACGCAGGAATCCGGCGTTGCGCCGGTACACGGCACCGGGGGTTCCGCCACGCCACAGACAGCGGCCCCGGCCGGGGATTCCGTACCGCACCGCCATGCAGGTATGCCCGCGACACCCCCGGGGGACTCGCCCGCAGCACGGACTCTCCAAGCACAGTCCCCGACGGACAGTACGGAAAATACGGCCGCAGGCGACACGCTCGCCGCAGACAGTGCTGCGGACGGCGAATTTCCGTTCCTCCCCTTCGGCGACCCGTTCCCGGAGCTGCCGGCAACGCCTTGGCACGACGTCCCGGCCGCGGAGGTCTTCGGCACGGCATCCGTGCTGGTTCCGCAGCAGCCGATATATTCCGCCCGGGCGGAGTCGCTCACCGAAAATCCCGTTTTCCAGGGTTTCGTGCTGTTGCTGGCCGCAACCTATGCCATGCTCCTCTACCGCAATCTGGAGGATGTGCGCCTGCTGCTCACACGTGTTTCGCGCGACAGGGCCACAGGAGAACGCCTGACCGAAGACCCCGGCGGCAGCGGGTTTTCGCGCTTCCTGAATATCGCCACGACGATCGGCATGCTCTTCATGGGGGTCATGGTCGTCAAATACGGGGATTCCCTGATGCCGGGACGCCTGACCGAACTCCTTCCGCACGGAGCCGTGCTGGCCCTGAGCCTGCTGGCGACGCTTGCCTGTGCGGGGGTGGTGCTCTTCCAGCTGGCAACCGTAAGGATGGCCGGGGCGGTGACGCTTTCGCAGCCCTTCATCTCGCAGGTCGTCCTGCTGAAACGCACCTACTTCACCCTTGCCGTCATCGTCACGTCACCCGTACTCCTGCTCTTCGCCCTCTGTCCCCGGGGTACCGGAGGCGTTTGGTTCTGCATCATTGTCATCGAGTTGATCGTAACGGCTATCTTATACCTCAGGGAGGTGCTGAACCTGTTTATTTCCAAAAAAGTTTCGATTTTGCATTGGATTTTGTACCTTTGCATCGTGGAAGTCTTCCCGGTCAGCCTGTTATGGCTGCTCGTGGCAAGGTGA
- a CDS encoding ribonuclease P protein component — MPDCSLPRTERLRSLGAVRRMFESGESGFIFPFRYVWFAEADEIPSVEVLFSVPKKFHKRANKRNLLRRRTKEAYRLQKQTLKNGSPANLDLALIYSSKEVLPYKTIQNAVRRILETVVEHL; from the coding sequence ATGCCCGACTGCTCGCTTCCCCGCACGGAACGGCTCCGTTCGCTCGGTGCCGTGCGCCGCATGTTCGAGAGCGGGGAGAGCGGGTTCATCTTCCCGTTCCGGTACGTCTGGTTCGCCGAGGCCGACGAGATACCTTCGGTCGAGGTATTGTTCTCCGTGCCCAAGAAATTCCACAAGCGGGCCAACAAACGCAACTTGCTGCGGCGCCGCACCAAGGAGGCATACCGGTTGCAGAAACAGACGTTGAAGAACGGTAGCCCGGCGAACCTCGACCTGGCGCTGATCTACTCCTCGAAAGAGGTGCTGCCCTATAAAACCATTCAAAATGCAGTCCGCCGGATTCTGGAAACAGTCGTGGAACACCTTTAA
- a CDS encoding cation diffusion facilitator family transporter, with amino-acid sequence MAHEHHHHDHTVTSLNKAFILGIALNVAFVVVEFAVGLYYGSMGLLSDAGHNLSDVASLLLAMLAFRLAQAHATPRYTYGYKKSTVLISLLNSVILLVAVGVIVAESVGRMLHPAPVEGGAIAWTAGVGVVINGFTAWLFMKDKDKDLNVKGAYLHMAADALVSVGVLVSGVVISWTGWTIVDPIVGLVVAAVIVASVWSLTRDSLRLSLDGVPVGIRIEEVEKTMEAVPGVKAVHHIHVWAISTTENALTAHVVLAELPRMETVKRQLKAELETAGIHHVTLEFESSAEHCPGTCD; translated from the coding sequence ATGGCACACGAACACCATCATCACGACCATACGGTCACGTCGCTCAACAAAGCCTTTATCCTCGGCATTGCGCTCAACGTGGCATTCGTTGTCGTCGAATTCGCCGTCGGGCTCTATTACGGGTCGATGGGGCTGCTGTCCGATGCCGGGCACAACCTTTCCGACGTGGCGAGCCTGCTGCTGGCCATGCTGGCTTTCCGCCTTGCACAGGCCCATGCTACGCCCCGGTATACCTACGGCTATAAGAAGAGCACGGTGCTCATTTCGCTGCTCAACTCCGTGATCCTGCTCGTCGCCGTGGGGGTCATCGTTGCCGAGAGCGTGGGGCGGATGCTGCATCCGGCACCCGTCGAGGGCGGAGCCATTGCCTGGACGGCCGGCGTCGGGGTCGTAATCAACGGCTTTACGGCCTGGCTTTTCATGAAGGATAAGGACAAAGACCTGAACGTGAAAGGGGCTTATTTGCATATGGCCGCCGATGCGCTGGTGTCGGTGGGGGTGCTGGTGTCGGGTGTCGTGATCTCGTGGACGGGATGGACGATCGTAGACCCCATCGTCGGGCTTGTCGTTGCCGCCGTGATCGTGGCATCGGTCTGGTCGCTGACGCGCGACAGCCTGCGTCTGTCGCTCGACGGCGTTCCCGTGGGTATCCGCATCGAGGAGGTGGAAAAGACGATGGAGGCCGTGCCGGGTGTCAAGGCCGTGCACCACATCCATGTCTGGGCGATCAGCACTACCGAAAATGCCCTTACGGCGCATGTCGTGTTGGCAGAGCTGCCCCGTATGGAAACGGTCAAGAGACAGCTCAAAGCGGAGCTGGAAACGGCCGGGATCCATCATGTAACGCTCGAATTCGAATCTTCGGCCGAACATTGCCCCGGTACGTGCGACTGA
- a CDS encoding LysE family translocator has product MGLEILDVMFRGICVGVAASITVGPVAVLCIQRTLSKSRRSGIVSGLGVACADTFMAMAALFFYSMLQTQIEQYNTLLRVIGGIFVVIVGVYIFAQNPVPQIRRNRAGKTSLWQDFASIFGLTIANFIMVIPYILAFFAVFKISGGDITHEGVGGFFRAMFIIAGFFGGAAAWWTMLAFVINLFRRRFRPRHMLTINHVAGLIIGILGIYTILSTFFDIFPNVG; this is encoded by the coding sequence ATGGGATTGGAAATCTTGGACGTTATGTTCCGCGGCATCTGCGTAGGCGTGGCGGCATCGATCACGGTAGGCCCCGTGGCCGTGCTGTGCATCCAGCGCACCCTGTCGAAAAGCCGTCGTTCGGGAATCGTCTCCGGCCTGGGCGTAGCCTGTGCCGACACCTTCATGGCCATGGCGGCGTTGTTTTTTTACTCGATGCTCCAGACCCAAATCGAGCAGTACAACACCCTGCTGCGCGTGATAGGCGGCATCTTCGTGGTAATCGTCGGCGTCTACATCTTCGCCCAGAACCCCGTACCGCAGATACGCCGCAACCGGGCGGGCAAGACGTCGCTGTGGCAGGACTTCGCCTCGATCTTCGGGCTGACGATCGCCAATTTCATCATGGTGATCCCCTACATCCTCGCCTTCTTCGCGGTATTCAAGATTTCGGGCGGCGACATCACGCACGAAGGCGTGGGAGGCTTCTTCCGCGCCATGTTCATCATCGCCGGATTCTTCGGCGGCGCCGCGGCCTGGTGGACGATGCTAGCCTTCGTCATCAACCTTTTCCGCCGTCGCTTCCGCCCGCGCCACATGCTGACGATCAACCATGTCGCCGGCCTTATCATCGGGATACTGGGTATTTACACGATACTTTCAACATTCTTTGATATATTCCCCAATGTCGGATAA
- a CDS encoding response regulator transcription factor, whose translation MKALKLAVAEPSAILRCGIIAVLRRLPAPDVDILEIADISQLTAQLSRHRPDVLVVNPASLGFCTPQQLRVQTGCEGLRCIALQMSVTDAATLNAYDDVLSVYDPVETLREKIMQPVGDAPREERQEPLSAREREIVVCIVKGMTNKQIADALCISTHTVITHRRNIVAKLQIHSPAGLTIYAIVNKLVDLSDIRDTIAEI comes from the coding sequence ATGAAGGCGTTGAAACTCGCCGTCGCCGAGCCTTCGGCCATCCTGCGCTGTGGCATTATCGCCGTGTTGCGCCGCCTGCCGGCCCCCGACGTCGATATCCTCGAAATCGCCGATATTTCGCAGCTCACCGCGCAGTTGTCGCGCCATCGTCCCGACGTGCTGGTCGTCAACCCGGCTTCGCTGGGATTTTGTACGCCCCAGCAACTGAGGGTGCAAACCGGTTGCGAGGGCCTGCGCTGCATTGCGTTGCAAATGTCCGTGACGGACGCCGCGACGCTCAATGCCTATGACGACGTGCTTTCGGTCTACGACCCGGTCGAGACGCTGCGCGAAAAGATCATGCAACCGGTCGGCGATGCTCCCCGTGAAGAGCGCCAGGAACCGTTGAGCGCCCGCGAACGCGAGATCGTCGTCTGCATCGTCAAGGGAATGACCAACAAGCAGATCGCCGATGCACTCTGCATTTCGACCCATACGGTCATCACACATCGGCGCAACATCGTGGCCAAGTTGCAGATACACTCTCCGGCAGGGCTTACGATCTACGCCATCGTCAACAAACTGGTCGATCTCTCGGACATCCGGGATACGATCGCCGAAATATAA
- a CDS encoding 4-hydroxy-3-methylbut-2-enyl diphosphate reductase: MRIEIDDKSGFCFGVVRAISEAEKALAEGSTVYSLGDIVHNRIEVQRLERLGLRTVTHADMPALGGRRLFIRAHGEPPTTFARAKELGIGVIDATCPVVARLQNRVMKAHEQMHPVGGQVVILGKRGHAEVVGLTGQVQAPTIVIEGEEDLGLIDFTRPVYFLSQTTQSIALFEALGAEMRRRAAHPDGVRIDDTICRQVSNREQHLAEFARRFDVVVFVCGRKSSNGKVLSEVCRRANARTHTVEEAAEIDPAWFPGAESVGICGATSTPKWLMQEVADRIGQIGRR, from the coding sequence TTGCGAATAGAGATCGACGACAAATCGGGCTTCTGCTTCGGCGTAGTCCGGGCTATTTCGGAGGCCGAGAAAGCCCTCGCCGAAGGGAGTACGGTCTATTCGCTGGGCGACATCGTCCACAACCGCATCGAAGTGCAGCGTCTCGAACGGCTGGGGCTGCGCACTGTAACCCACGCCGACATGCCCGCACTGGGCGGCCGGCGGCTGTTCATCCGCGCCCACGGGGAACCGCCCACGACTTTCGCGCGCGCGAAAGAGCTCGGCATCGGGGTGATCGACGCCACCTGCCCGGTGGTCGCCCGTTTGCAGAACCGCGTGATGAAGGCGCACGAACAGATGCACCCCGTCGGAGGGCAGGTCGTGATCCTCGGCAAACGGGGCCACGCGGAAGTCGTGGGACTCACGGGACAGGTGCAGGCACCGACCATCGTCATCGAAGGCGAGGAAGACCTCGGCCTGATCGACTTTACGCGGCCGGTCTATTTCCTGTCGCAGACGACCCAGAGCATCGCCCTGTTTGAGGCCCTGGGTGCCGAGATGCGCCGCCGGGCGGCACACCCGGACGGGGTGCGGATCGACGACACGATCTGCCGGCAGGTATCGAACCGCGAACAACACCTGGCGGAATTCGCACGCCGCTTCGACGTGGTGGTGTTCGTCTGCGGGCGCAAGTCGTCGAACGGCAAGGTGCTCTCGGAGGTGTGCCGCAGGGCGAACGCCCGGACACATACGGTCGAGGAGGCCGCCGAGATCGACCCGGCATGGTTCCCGGGTGCCGAGTCGGTCGGAATATGCGGCGCCACGTCGACCCCCAAATGGCTGATGCAGGAGGTTGCCGACCGCATCGGGCAAATTGGGAGAAGATGA